One genomic window of Polyangium aurulentum includes the following:
- a CDS encoding chorismate-binding protein has translation MLFGRQILIAPDPLAIADLFHAEGAPGLALLHAADRTPGPFGRFSFVACDPDRVSRRLDPLEDDAEFLPGGERGFWGGVPRWIGVVPYEARRALERPGWVRPDERAPALVQEPMWLRYPAVVAVDHGTGHVFAVGTDLARVEALASRLRGARLGAGGAGPFGFEAWDGEPPEGHLERVARAKELIMRGELYQVNLARRIAVALRRGRPLDLHRRLSAAAPSPFAACLHLGDDLAVVSTSPELLLLAEPEVLSFRGDTELDLRWPLGEGQKGGGEGGGDGEETRVDPVRFGRLFTCPIKGTRPRGKDAVEDADLVRQLDEDPKENAELTMIIDVERHDLGRVAATGSVRVLHGPGVVTHRTVHHREALLVASARPGATRADVLASMLPSGSVTGAPKVRAMEVIAALEAHRRGLYTGGFGHVAHDGGVTLAMAIRTVVLRGEEGEYFTGGGIVADSDPARELEETRWKALQLERAAGSLG, from the coding sequence GTGCTGTTCGGCCGACAGATCCTCATCGCGCCCGATCCGCTGGCGATCGCCGACCTCTTCCACGCCGAGGGGGCGCCCGGGCTCGCCCTGCTGCACGCCGCGGACCGAACCCCTGGCCCCTTCGGACGGTTCTCCTTCGTCGCCTGCGATCCCGACCGCGTGAGCCGGCGGCTCGATCCGCTCGAGGACGATGCCGAGTTTCTGCCTGGCGGCGAGCGGGGGTTCTGGGGGGGTGTGCCCCGGTGGATCGGCGTCGTGCCCTACGAGGCGCGCCGCGCGCTCGAGCGGCCCGGCTGGGTGCGTCCAGACGAGCGGGCGCCGGCGCTCGTGCAGGAGCCGATGTGGCTGCGCTATCCGGCGGTGGTCGCGGTGGATCACGGGACGGGGCACGTCTTCGCGGTGGGCACGGACCTCGCGCGGGTCGAGGCGCTGGCCTCGCGGCTGCGGGGTGCGCGGCTCGGGGCGGGGGGGGCGGGGCCGTTCGGGTTCGAGGCGTGGGATGGCGAGCCGCCGGAGGGGCACCTCGAGCGCGTGGCTCGGGCGAAGGAGCTCATCATGCGGGGCGAGCTGTACCAGGTGAACCTGGCGCGTCGGATCGCGGTTGCGCTTCGCCGGGGTCGCCCGCTCGACTTGCACCGCCGCCTGAGCGCCGCCGCCCCGTCGCCCTTCGCCGCCTGCCTGCACCTCGGCGACGATCTCGCCGTCGTCTCGACCTCCCCCGAGCTGCTCCTGCTCGCCGAGCCAGAAGTATTGTCCTTTCGAGGGGATACTGAATTGGATCTCAGGTGGCCTCTCGGAGAGGGCCAAAAAGGCGGGGGTGAAGGGGGTGGGGATGGGGAGGAAACCCGAGTCGATCCGGTACGTTTCGGCCGCCTGTTCACCTGTCCTATCAAGGGGACGCGGCCGCGCGGAAAAGACGCCGTGGAGGACGCGGATCTGGTTCGTCAGCTCGACGAGGATCCCAAGGAAAACGCGGAGCTGACGATGATCATCGATGTGGAGCGTCATGATCTCGGGCGCGTCGCGGCCACCGGATCGGTCCGGGTCCTTCACGGGCCCGGTGTGGTCACGCACAGAACCGTCCACCATCGCGAGGCGCTGCTGGTCGCCTCGGCTCGGCCGGGGGCCACGCGCGCGGACGTGCTCGCCTCCATGCTCCCGAGCGGCAGCGTCACGGGCGCGCCCAAGGTCCGCGCCATGGAGGTCATCGCCGCCCTCGAGGCGCACCGCCGCGGGCTCTACACGGGCGGCTTCGGCCATGTCGCCCACGATGGCGGGGTCACCCTGGCCATGGCCATCCGGACGGTCGTCCTGCGCGGCGAGGAGGGCGAGTACTTCACGGGCGGCGGCATCGTCGCCGACTCCGACCCGGCCCGCGAGCTCGAGGAGACGCGCTGGAAGGCGCTCCAGCTCGAGAGGGCAGCCGGTTCACTGGGGTAG